GGATTCGAAGTCATATTGCGAGCCCGCTCCGTGGAGCGAGCCGAGGAAGCGCGCGCGGCCGTCGAAGCGTCGCTGGGCCGGGCCGTGCACCGCGGCAAGATGACCGAAGAACAGGCACGCGAGTCCCTGGGCCGAATCAACACGACCACCGACCTGGGCTCGCTGTCCTGCGCCGACATCGTGATCGAGGCCGTCGCGGAAGTGCTCGAAGTCAAGACCGAGCTTTTCCGGCAGCTCGACGCGATCGTCCCGACCCGCGCGATCCTGGCAACCACGACCTCTTCTCTGCCGGTCATCGCGCTGGCGGCCGCGACACAGCGCCCAGAGCAGGTCGCCGGCATGCACTTCTTCAACCCCGCCCCCGTGATGCAACTGGTCGAGGTGGTAAGGACCGTGCGCACAAGCGAGGACACCGCCGACACGGCTTTCGCGCTCGCCAAGCGCTTGGGCAAGCATCCCGTCACATGCCCGGACCGGGCTGGGTTCATCGTCAACGCGTTGCTGTTCCCCTACATCAACGAAGCCGTTCGACTGGTGGAGTCCGGATACGCGCGCGCCGAGGACGTCGACACCGCGATGCGGCTGGGAGCAGCGCACCCGCTCGGACCGTTCGCTCTGGCCGACGTCATCGGTCTGGATGTCACCGAGCAGATCATCTCGACGCTGTACGCGGAATTCCGCGAGCCCTTCTACGCTCCGGCGCCGCTGCTCGGGCATCTGGTGCGCGCCGGCTACCTCGGGCGAAAAACCGGACGCGGCTTCTACACGTACGCGTCATGAATTACAGATTCCCGACCCAGACATCCGCTCAACGGGATTGATTGTTGACATCGATTACGGCAGAGCTTCATCGATCCGAATCTCAAGTGCCGAATCCGCGTCTTGAGCACGCACGAATATGACAAGGTTGCCGCCATCAGCGCGCGCAGAAGGAACGATGATTGCCTCAATGCCCAGCCAGGCCGCCGCGCCACCAACCATCTGACACGCCGAGAAATCCGTGCCCGACAGGTCGTCCGCGTCTACCCCGAGTCGGAGTAGGAGCTGTTCGTCCCTCAAATCAAGCACATCTCCCAACTCGGCCCGCATCGCGTAGAGCCGCCTCGCGGCGGTCGGCCTCAGCGGCTGCATGCTCAAGAGATGATCACCCTCGGCAATCGCCGTCTCGCGATCAAGGCTCGCATAAAGAGCGGCTACGTCGGGAGGGTTCCATCGCGCGCCCCGCATGTTCGGTTTCACGGGCGGCGCATCTCCGAGCATGTGTCGCCAAACCTCGCCTCGGAACGAAACCCGCGGACATTCCTCGAGGACATCCAGAAGGGCCGGATCGTAGATCACGGGATTGGAATGTCCTAGACGTAGGCGCCGTCTTGAAGTTGAGCAATCAGCGCCAGCACCTCGTCGATAGCTCCGTCGCGAATCTTGTCTACCGGTCGCAATCCGCGCAACAGAGGATGGGGAGAAAACAGCCAGAGTCGCGCTGCGTCGGGCTCGTAGAACTCCCGCAGTTGGTCGATGAGCCACTCCAAGCTGAGAAGCCTCTCCAAGCTTGCTCTTTGCGGTGCCGCCCTACTCGTTCGCCATCGAGAAACAGTCTGCGGAGTTGTGTCGAGAAGTTGTGCGATATCGCGCGCCTTGATCACTCCCGTGATCTTGTCGATTCGCTGCGCAAGTGCCGACATCGTGATGTCCTCCGTTCAAGGGCGACTATACAAGATCCTGAACGTTCTAATGCACTTTAGCATGAACAAACTCATGAACGCTGGATCGCCTCTGGGGAGAGGCACCCCTCCTGGTTCCGCGCACAAGCGAGACCGTCGTGTCCTTTCGCCAACCGGCGGGTGGGTGGATCGTTTTGCCAACGAACGCGCCATGATCGATCCGGATTCCCGCGCAACCTGCCCGAATCGGCGCGCATCACCTCGGTGAAGGCATGGACCGTCCGCCTTGCGGGCGCGCGCCCGGCGCGGGGATACTGCGGCGACGCCGACCGCCGAAAGGACCTTGATGAGCCTGCAGATGTTTTCGCTGGAGGGCAAGACCGCGCTGGTGACCGGTGCCTCGCGCGGCATCGGCGCCGCGATCGCGCGCGCGTTCGCGGCGGCCGGCGCCGACGTGGCGCTTGCCGCGCGCTCGACCGGCGACATCGACCTCCTCGCGGGCGAGATCGAATCCACCGGGAGAAAAGCGATCGCCATCACCACCGACGTCACTCAACCCGACCAGGTGCGCGCGTGCGTGGCGCGCGCCGTCGAATCGCTCGGCTCCGTCGACATCTTGGTCAACAACGCCGGCGGCACGAAGTTCATGTCGCCCGCCGTCGACACTCGCATCGAAGGCTGGAAGAAGGCGATCTCGCTGAACCTCGATTCGGTCTTCTTCTTCTGTCAGGAGGCGGGGCGCCACATGCTCGAACGCGGCTCGGGATCGGTGATCAACATCTCATCGGTGGCCGGCGTCTCGGCCGCGCCGGGGCTGTCGTATTACGCAGCCGCCAAGCACGGGGTGATCGGGCTGACCAAGACGCTCGCCGTCGAATGGGGTCACACGGGTGTGCGCGCGAACTCGATCTGCCCGGGCTGGATCAAGACCGACCTCAACAAGACCTACTGGACCAACGAGGAGTCCGCGCGCGCCTTCGTTACCGGCGTGCCGATGCAGCGCTGGGGCGAGGTCGAGGACATCACCGGCGCCGCGATATGGCTCGCTTCGGACGCCGCGGCATACGTCACCGGCGCCACCATCATGATCGACGGCGGGCAGACGGTCTGAGGTGAGTCCCAGGCGGAACCGTCCGAAGTCGGCTCGCAAGCCGGCCGGCGAGGAGCGGATCCTCGCCCCCGACATCGTCATGGGCGCCCCACCGGGGTGGCACGTGCGCGCGATCCAACCGGCGCGCGCAGTGAAGGAATACCGCTGTCCGGGGTGCGATCACGAGGTTCGCATCGGGACCGCGCACGTCGTTGCATGGCGGGACGGATCAGAAGACGACCGCCGCCACTGGCACCGCCCGTGCTGGCAACGCTCGATACGCTGAGCGCGCACCAGGCCTTCCTACGCAAGCAGCTTCTCGAGGCGGCGGACCAGCGTCGTGAGTGATAGCCCGAGGGCCTGACAGATCTGGCGCAGCTCCAGGATGTCGAGACGGCGCTCGCCGGACTCATACTTGCTCACGAACGACTGTGGACGGCCGATCCGTCGTGCAAGTTCCGGCTGGGTCAAGCCCGGCTGCAACCGTGCCTCTCGCAACACGGCTTGAAGATGTTCGCGTTGAGTACCTCGATCCTGCTTGCGCACCAGGGTTACTGTGTGGGAACATGCAGCGTTATCCCAAGATGGGATACTCCGGACGACAAGAACCAATCAGGCGAGGCGATGGACTGGCCGGCAAGGATCGGCGCTCTGATTGCGCAGGTCGGCATCCTGCGCAGGGACTTTGCCGACCACGCCCACCCGGCCGACCGACATCTCCGTCGTGCGATCGCGAACCTCCACCGCGCGCAACGCGCGCTTGCCCTGCCGCCTCACCAGCCTGATCCAGAAGCAGCGAAATCACGGACGTCGGACGTCCGTGCGCTCACCTCGCTGGAGCGCTTGTCGACGGCGTCCCAGGACGAAGACGCCGGACCCCCTCATCCAGCCAAAGTGCGCCGGGCGGCAAAGCGCGACGGGCGACTCGCCGCCAAGAAACAGTAACGGACCGCCGCGACATCGGGTGTCCCAGCCGGCGTGTAGGGTCGAGCACGCAGCCCCGGGAAGGACGAGTTCGTGGATTCAGGTGTTCGATGGGCAAACGTGACCGGTCGATTCTCTTCGTGGTTCGCCGAGACGCTCGTCGCCGGCGACCATGACCTCGCCGGGCGGATCGCCCATGTGGCGGCGCGCATCCGGGCCATCCACGCACCGGTGCCCCTCGCGCTGACCCTGGTGCTCGACTACTTGGACACCGCGGAGCTGGCGCGCTTGGAGATTTCCGAGCCCGAGGAAGTGCCCTTCGACCTTCTCGGGGGACTCGTTGCCGACTTTGAGTCACTCCTCGACCTGACCGTCGGACCCGCGCACGGCGACGGCTCGTGCGCGGAGAGAGCGCAGGCCTATCTGCGCCCTTGGGCCACGGGATCAGGCTCTCAGCGCTTCGGACGCGGTGCGCGCGCGGCCGGCTTCGACGCGCGTAGAGGCTTCTCTGCGCGTGTCGTTCCCCCCGGCGCCACGCTCACGGCGTGCTTGGCTCCGGGTGTCTCCGGGGACGGAGCTGCCT
This genomic interval from Actinomycetota bacterium contains the following:
- a CDS encoding antitoxin Xre/MbcA/ParS toxin-binding domain-containing protein produces the protein MSALAQRIDKITGVIKARDIAQLLDTTPQTVSRWRTSRAAPQRASLERLLSLEWLIDQLREFYEPDAARLWLFSPHPLLRGLRPVDKIRDGAIDEVLALIAQLQDGAYV
- a CDS encoding RES family NAD+ phosphorylase, translated to MIYDPALLDVLEECPRVSFRGEVWRHMLGDAPPVKPNMRGARWNPPDVAALYASLDRETAIAEGDHLLSMQPLRPTAARRLYAMRAELGDVLDLRDEQLLLRLGVDADDLSGTDFSACQMVGGAAAWLGIEAIIVPSARADGGNLVIFVRAQDADSALEIRIDEALP
- a CDS encoding SDR family NAD(P)-dependent oxidoreductase; the protein is MSLQMFSLEGKTALVTGASRGIGAAIARAFAAAGADVALAARSTGDIDLLAGEIESTGRKAIAITTDVTQPDQVRACVARAVESLGSVDILVNNAGGTKFMSPAVDTRIEGWKKAISLNLDSVFFFCQEAGRHMLERGSGSVINISSVAGVSAAPGLSYYAAAKHGVIGLTKTLAVEWGHTGVRANSICPGWIKTDLNKTYWTNEESARAFVTGVPMQRWGEVEDITGAAIWLASDAAAYVTGATIMIDGGQTV
- a CDS encoding helix-turn-helix transcriptional regulator, with translation MRKQDRGTQREHLQAVLREARLQPGLTQPELARRIGRPQSFVSKYESGERRLDILELRQICQALGLSLTTLVRRLEKLLA